In Penaeus vannamei isolate JL-2024 chromosome 4, ASM4276789v1, whole genome shotgun sequence, a single window of DNA contains:
- the mxt gene encoding eukaryotic translation initiation factor 4E-binding protein Mextli isoform X10, with amino-acid sequence MQPETYTNDGLSMPLKNRKGKVEKPRPLKICTLGDQSMENVLSDMDLVAQYLNSGTYDRSVYPTIAALCENLKMFGPQLENVYKDQLDKCYISLRNGCRDDRLNLAARYRLLEVIELRAMHWQPNENLINYYKQKLVQIEAEEAALEDQQGDLSGQTTPSTIMTPTSTSQMMIPGLQPYQQPIYNQQQQQQVPAQHPPTPTLLGPGEIIRNSGKFAKPTRIPGKNYCKDEVVIRNADSGKVMGIKGRRVHMIEELSETIISFQRVAPGARERLVQITGPAEENINQAKHLIEETIRRNASPVRGDERGSIFSSMGGSSSSISSHTSDETLQVLRKQLSLDEMAFSSRHAGSKRNTLVHSQSMGDEPIGEYRYTVTHGSDALRITGNNLHLVRTAKLVLDEFFNGERNLNNIALLLGTDTPSDPAVESPTSAAMTGYQGRQPSPPVQTPTELDPTSDGIKGVVTVVRQPLFPSSSKEAIESAECGSNPGDVSSKNRRALFQKTSEDRATKLAVSSRCGSDTE; translated from the exons tTGAGCATGCCTttgaagaaccggaaggggaaggtggagaagccCCGCCCACTGAAGATCTGTACTTTGGGAGACCAGTCGA TGGAAAATGTCCTCTCAGACATGGACTTGGTAGCCCAGTACCTGAACTCGGGCACCTATGACCGCAGTGTCTACCCCACCATTGCTGCCCTGTGTGAGAACCTCAAGATGTTTGGACCGCAGCTCGAAAACGTGTACAAAG ACCAACTCGACAAGTGCTACATCTCTCTGCGGAATGGGTGCAGGGACGACAGGCTCAATCTTGCCGCCAGATACCGTCTCCTGGAGGTAATTGAGCTGCGGGCCATGCACTGGCAGCCCAATGAGAATCTCATCAATTATTACAAGCAGAAACTGGTGCAGATTGAG GCTGAGGAAGCCGCCTTGGAGGACCAACAGGGCGACCTCTCCGGCCAGACCACCCCGAGCACCATCATGACCCCCACCAGCACCTCACAGATGATGATCCCCGGGCTGCAGCCTTACCAGCAGCCGATCTAcaaccagcagcaacaacaacaggtcCCTGCacagcacccacccacaccaacactTCTGGGGCCGGGGGAGATTATCAGGAACTCGGGGAAGTTTGCTAAACCCACCAGGATCCCTGGCAAGAACTACTGCAAAGATGAGGTCGTGATTCGCAATGCTGATTCAGGGAAAG TTAtggggataaaaggaagaagggtgCACATGATCGAGGAGCTATCGGAGACCATCATTTCATTCCagagag TGGCCCCTGGTGCTAGAGAACGCTTGGTGCAGATCACTGGACCTGCTGAGGAGAACATCAA CCAAGCCAAACACCTGATAGAGGAGACAATTAGACGCAATGCATCTCCAGTGCGCGGGGATGAACGCGGCTCCATTTTCAGCAGCATGGGAGGGTCATCGTCTTCCATTTCATCTCACACCTCGGATGAAACTCTACAGG TACTGAGGAAACAACTCTCGCTTGATGAAATGGCATTCAGT TCTCGACATGCAGGCTCCAAAAGAAACACCCTAGTCCACAGCCAGTCGATGGGAGACGAACCAATTGGGGAGTACCGGTACACAGTGACCCATGGCTCGGATGCCTTGAGAATCACAGGCAACAACCTGCATCTTGTGAGG ACAGCAAAACTGGTGCTTGATGAATTCTTTAATGGAGAAAGGAATCTGAACAACATTGCTCTCCTTCTGGGAACAGACACTCCAAG TGACCCAGCTGTAGAATCCCCAACATCAGCAGCCATGACAGGCTACCAGGGCCGCCAGCCTTCGCCACCCGTACAGACCCCAACGGAACTTGATCCAACATCAGATGGTATCAAAGGTGTGGTGACAGTGGTGCGGCAGCCACTTTTCCCTTCATCGTCAAA GGAGGCTATAGAAAGTGCAGAGTGCGGAAGCAATCCAGGTGACGTCAGCTCAAAGAACCGCCGCGCATTGTTCCAGAAGACAAGTGAGGACCGTGCTACAA
- the mxt gene encoding eukaryotic translation initiation factor 4E-binding protein Mextli isoform X11, with amino-acid sequence MMLSMPLKNRKGKVEKPRPLKICTLGDQSMENVLSDMDLVAQYLNSGTYDRSVYPTIAALCENLKMFGPQLENVYKDQLDKCYISLRNGCRDDRLNLAARYRLLEVIELRAMHWQPNENLINYYKQKLVQIEAEEAALEDQQGDLSGQTTPSTIMTPTSTSQMMIPGLQPYQQPIYNQQQQQQVPAQHPPTPTLLGPGEIIRNSGKFAKPTRIPGKNYCKDEVVIRNADSGKVMGIKGRRVHMIEELSETIISFQRVAPGARERLVQITGPAEENINQAKHLIEETIRRNASPVRGDERGSIFSSMGGSSSSISSHTSDETLQVLRKQLSLDEMAFSSKRNTLVHSQSMGDEPIGEYRYTVTHGSDALRITGNNLHLVRTAKLVLDEFFNGERNLNNIALLLGTDTPSDPAVESPTSAAMTGYQGRQPSPPVQTPTELDPTSDGIKGVVTVVRQPLFPSSSKEAIESAECGSNPGDVSSKNRRALFQKTSEDRATKLAVSSRCGSDTE; translated from the exons ATGATG tTGAGCATGCCTttgaagaaccggaaggggaaggtggagaagccCCGCCCACTGAAGATCTGTACTTTGGGAGACCAGTCGA TGGAAAATGTCCTCTCAGACATGGACTTGGTAGCCCAGTACCTGAACTCGGGCACCTATGACCGCAGTGTCTACCCCACCATTGCTGCCCTGTGTGAGAACCTCAAGATGTTTGGACCGCAGCTCGAAAACGTGTACAAAG ACCAACTCGACAAGTGCTACATCTCTCTGCGGAATGGGTGCAGGGACGACAGGCTCAATCTTGCCGCCAGATACCGTCTCCTGGAGGTAATTGAGCTGCGGGCCATGCACTGGCAGCCCAATGAGAATCTCATCAATTATTACAAGCAGAAACTGGTGCAGATTGAG GCTGAGGAAGCCGCCTTGGAGGACCAACAGGGCGACCTCTCCGGCCAGACCACCCCGAGCACCATCATGACCCCCACCAGCACCTCACAGATGATGATCCCCGGGCTGCAGCCTTACCAGCAGCCGATCTAcaaccagcagcaacaacaacaggtcCCTGCacagcacccacccacaccaacactTCTGGGGCCGGGGGAGATTATCAGGAACTCGGGGAAGTTTGCTAAACCCACCAGGATCCCTGGCAAGAACTACTGCAAAGATGAGGTCGTGATTCGCAATGCTGATTCAGGGAAAG TTAtggggataaaaggaagaagggtgCACATGATCGAGGAGCTATCGGAGACCATCATTTCATTCCagagag TGGCCCCTGGTGCTAGAGAACGCTTGGTGCAGATCACTGGACCTGCTGAGGAGAACATCAA CCAAGCCAAACACCTGATAGAGGAGACAATTAGACGCAATGCATCTCCAGTGCGCGGGGATGAACGCGGCTCCATTTTCAGCAGCATGGGAGGGTCATCGTCTTCCATTTCATCTCACACCTCGGATGAAACTCTACAGG TACTGAGGAAACAACTCTCGCTTGATGAAATGGCATTCA GCTCCAAAAGAAACACCCTAGTCCACAGCCAGTCGATGGGAGACGAACCAATTGGGGAGTACCGGTACACAGTGACCCATGGCTCGGATGCCTTGAGAATCACAGGCAACAACCTGCATCTTGTGAGG ACAGCAAAACTGGTGCTTGATGAATTCTTTAATGGAGAAAGGAATCTGAACAACATTGCTCTCCTTCTGGGAACAGACACTCCAAG TGACCCAGCTGTAGAATCCCCAACATCAGCAGCCATGACAGGCTACCAGGGCCGCCAGCCTTCGCCACCCGTACAGACCCCAACGGAACTTGATCCAACATCAGATGGTATCAAAGGTGTGGTGACAGTGGTGCGGCAGCCACTTTTCCCTTCATCGTCAAA GGAGGCTATAGAAAGTGCAGAGTGCGGAAGCAATCCAGGTGACGTCAGCTCAAAGAACCGCCGCGCATTGTTCCAGAAGACAAGTGAGGACCGTGCTACAA
- the mxt gene encoding eukaryotic translation initiation factor 4E-binding protein Mextli isoform X12, with amino-acid sequence MQPETYTNDGLSMPLKNRKGKVEKPRPLKICTLGDQSMENVLSDMDLVAQYLNSGTYDRSVYPTIAALCENLKMFGPQLENVYKDQLDKCYISLRNGCRDDRLNLAARYRLLEVIELRAMHWQPNENLINYYKQKLVQIEAEEAALEDQQGDLSGQTTPSTIMTPTSTSQMMIPGLQPYQQPIYNQQQQQQVPAQHPPTPTLLGPGEIIRNSGKFAKPTRIPGKNYCKDEVVIRNADSGKVMGIKGRRVHMIEELSETIISFQRVAPGARERLVQITGPAEENINQAKHLIEETIRRNASPVRGDERGSIFSSMGGSSSSISSHTSDETLQGSKRNTLVHSQSMGDEPIGEYRYTVTHGSDALRITGNNLHLVRTAKLVLDEFFNGERNLNNIALLLGTDTPSDPAVESPTSAAMTGYQGRQPSPPVQTPTELDPTSDGIKGVVTVVRQPLFPSSSKEAIESAECGSNPGDVSSKNRRALFQKTSEDRATKLAVSSRCGSDTE; translated from the exons tTGAGCATGCCTttgaagaaccggaaggggaaggtggagaagccCCGCCCACTGAAGATCTGTACTTTGGGAGACCAGTCGA TGGAAAATGTCCTCTCAGACATGGACTTGGTAGCCCAGTACCTGAACTCGGGCACCTATGACCGCAGTGTCTACCCCACCATTGCTGCCCTGTGTGAGAACCTCAAGATGTTTGGACCGCAGCTCGAAAACGTGTACAAAG ACCAACTCGACAAGTGCTACATCTCTCTGCGGAATGGGTGCAGGGACGACAGGCTCAATCTTGCCGCCAGATACCGTCTCCTGGAGGTAATTGAGCTGCGGGCCATGCACTGGCAGCCCAATGAGAATCTCATCAATTATTACAAGCAGAAACTGGTGCAGATTGAG GCTGAGGAAGCCGCCTTGGAGGACCAACAGGGCGACCTCTCCGGCCAGACCACCCCGAGCACCATCATGACCCCCACCAGCACCTCACAGATGATGATCCCCGGGCTGCAGCCTTACCAGCAGCCGATCTAcaaccagcagcaacaacaacaggtcCCTGCacagcacccacccacaccaacactTCTGGGGCCGGGGGAGATTATCAGGAACTCGGGGAAGTTTGCTAAACCCACCAGGATCCCTGGCAAGAACTACTGCAAAGATGAGGTCGTGATTCGCAATGCTGATTCAGGGAAAG TTAtggggataaaaggaagaagggtgCACATGATCGAGGAGCTATCGGAGACCATCATTTCATTCCagagag TGGCCCCTGGTGCTAGAGAACGCTTGGTGCAGATCACTGGACCTGCTGAGGAGAACATCAA CCAAGCCAAACACCTGATAGAGGAGACAATTAGACGCAATGCATCTCCAGTGCGCGGGGATGAACGCGGCTCCATTTTCAGCAGCATGGGAGGGTCATCGTCTTCCATTTCATCTCACACCTCGGATGAAACTCTACAGG GCTCCAAAAGAAACACCCTAGTCCACAGCCAGTCGATGGGAGACGAACCAATTGGGGAGTACCGGTACACAGTGACCCATGGCTCGGATGCCTTGAGAATCACAGGCAACAACCTGCATCTTGTGAGG ACAGCAAAACTGGTGCTTGATGAATTCTTTAATGGAGAAAGGAATCTGAACAACATTGCTCTCCTTCTGGGAACAGACACTCCAAG TGACCCAGCTGTAGAATCCCCAACATCAGCAGCCATGACAGGCTACCAGGGCCGCCAGCCTTCGCCACCCGTACAGACCCCAACGGAACTTGATCCAACATCAGATGGTATCAAAGGTGTGGTGACAGTGGTGCGGCAGCCACTTTTCCCTTCATCGTCAAA GGAGGCTATAGAAAGTGCAGAGTGCGGAAGCAATCCAGGTGACGTCAGCTCAAAGAACCGCCGCGCATTGTTCCAGAAGACAAGTGAGGACCGTGCTACAA